CGCCGTTTTATCCTCTCTACACTCTCTGCGTTTACTTTGGTGCCAGGCAAATTGTCTACCAAGACACTAAGCCAGTTAGGCGTAAACTTTGTAGGAACAGCAAACCTGAAGAATGCCTCCTCACACAGGGTAACATCTAAAGAAAGGTTAGAAAACCCAGAAGATTTACTCAACAATTGGATTTCTGAGAGTCTATtcaatacaaacaaaaacaaaaaaccaacacaaTTGAATTTTCCAAGATAAAATATGCTAAAATgcaaagtttaaataaaatcaaGCTTCTGTTGGCTGGTCTTAGTGGCAGAGACCAACTGAGCTTATGTGTCTTCTAATGTTCTTTTTTGGGCATTGTTTTCAAGAGAAAGTTTAGTAAATGTCTAATTAGAGTGAAATATTGCTGTAAATAAGTAACAGCCAAAAATTCTTATAATGAATACAAATATTAACATTCTATTAAAGGTTTACCTACTACCCACAGGGAACTTCATGATTAATGTCAAAACAAATAATTATCACTGACTTAAAGGAATTTGAACAGTAATTTGGAATAGTATGTTATTTTTTGCCCACATTTAGACACATAGTTTACCTTTGGAAACAAAGCAagagatagatacagatatataagTAGACATTACATAGGAAAATAACCAAACATAAAACTATGTTATTTACATAGGCATTACAAAGCCCAGAGCATCTGGGTAGAGTAAGTATGTCCCAGAAAATGGGAGTAATGGGGGTTTGGTTTTGGATTCATCAGACCTGGCTTTGAATACTAGTTCTGCCGTTCTACTACCTATATTCATCTGAAGCAACTTTCACAGTGTTTTTGTAAATGTTAAAGCCTCTATAGCACAGTACCACATagtaagtgcacaataaatgaaaaaaagtaaaattaacaatgaattaattaaagagaatgttaaaatttgatcACTCCTTTTAATAccccttccttcatttttttttttttttagataagaaaGCAAAGGCTAAATGGCTTGTCTATGATTTTGATTACACAATGAAACAATGCTGGAACTGGGTTagaatctcatatatatatcaattCACATTTCTCTGCTTCATAAACTTCTTTGTAGTACGAAAAACTGTTTGGGGAGAGTCAAGCTGGTTTATACCATTGCTTGATTAAACACAAAAAAGCAAATCATCTTTAGTGTAATGTGTCTTTGAGTGAAGGTCTGAGATTAGTCTAGTGGTGGGAGTGACAAGGTGAACACACACACTAGCCTGATGAATTGTCATCACTACCGTGGAATGCATTCGAATAACCTGAACTTAATACTAGTGACCTGTACCCAATGAAGAGCTTAACACAACCAGAGTAGCTTGGAAGTTCCATGCAATAGATGCACTAATACCATAGGTAACAAAGCCAAGTACACAtttctaatgtgtgtgtgtgtgtgtgtgtgtgtgtgtgtgagtgtgtgtgtgagtgtgatgaaatcttgctctgttgcccagactggagtgcagtggtacaatctcagctcactgcaacctccatctcctgggttcaagcgattctcctgcctcagccccgagtagctggtactacaagtgcctgctaccatgcccagctaatttttgtatttttagtagagacagggtttcaccatgttggtcaggctggtcttgaaatcctgacctcaagtgatctgcccaccttggccccccaaaatgttgggattataggagtaagccaccatgcctggcctaatttgtCATCATGTTTATATCACTTTGCTTCTTAGTTGCCAATTtatactttagttaataatacagACATTCTTGAAAGTAATAACACATAACTTGAATTCTACAGTTTGGACTCTCCTAATTTCATCTCAGTGGCAAACTTGACACTGCCCTTTGCCTATGGGTAAGATTTGATTTCAGtgtgaaaggagagaaaatcaaGCTTTGAGGTGTTATCTGTGAGAAGATGAGTTTTTGAGAGATTCTGAGTGGTAGCTTTAGCAGTGATGCATCGAGAGTAGCCTTAGCTGGTTAAGATTCAAGAAAGGGAAAATGTGAGTTTGACCAAGAATGTGGCTGGAGGCcttgtgttcaactcagagagagATGATACTACAAAATCGTACAAAGACGTATTTTGGAATGTAATTACCTATTCCACATTTTTGAGTTGATTCACTGTTTCCGGAACATATATTGTCGTGTGTTGCATTTCCTTTCTGAGTTAGCAGGAGACCAAAGACACTGCAATTTGTGTGTTTTCTACAGGGTGCTTTAGATGACGTCTCATTTGAGAAGAACCCATCTGGACATCTTTTGCAAACTGTATTTCGCTCTGGGGTTCCTACGGAAAATACCAAGCAATTTAGTACCTTCTCCTCAAATCCTTTCCCAGCAGATGCCCTCTTAACACAGTTTTGGAAAGACTTTTCACTTGGTTTTTACTGCTACTATTACGTTGCACAAAACTctagcattttcatttttcacttcaTTAGACAGAACAAAACTTCCACCATCATCCCCTTTGGCAGTTTCTTCTCCTTGTAATGCAAATGCAAGTCAATTTTCTCGTTACCTACAAAACGCTCATGAAAtgtgagaggaaaggaaagaagggtagGGTGTTCATTAGTCCAGCCTCCGCTGAGTGGCAGTAAGGCCGTGTTGTCAGCCATATTCTTCATACAATTATTCCTAGAAAATCAAGGTAACTGCTGTGTGTCTGCTGTAATATCATTCTTTGAAATTAGTGCCCATTGAATGCTGCATCATTAAATTCCAATCAGTTCCTACTTAAGTTCTTTCTTTCCTGAATCCTAATTGTGAAGCAACTCATAAGTATGCTAACCTTGAGAAGTAAAAATTTACAACATTATAATAAACTTCTGAAGGTGGCAATAAAGTTGGCCGCTGACTCAAAAGCGTAAGCCTGCAGTTAAGCTACATAGTAAACGGAAGATGATATACCATTTGCTTAAACTGTTTAAAACAGCAGAGTCGTTAAAACTTCAGGAAGGGTGACTGCAAGGGCATTTTACTTCATgatggaaaaatatttgataaatttgaAGAAATCATTGGCAGAAAAACTTGAACCAGTCCACAACTAAAGacgctattaaaaataaataccttcAAACACTTGACTCTATTACACATGGCTAGATCATACATTCCAGTGTAtctgaatatgaaaatatctccatcTAGTGTAAGCTAGTTGAACAGATTTAGACTTCAATATCCAAATGTAGATTTTACAGGCCAATTCTGGCTTATGCAAGATaacaaatatgaaagagaaaaatcaaagctaCAGAAAGTTATTAAACTTCATTTATAAATCTCAACCTCCTACCTCATTGTATCTtttaccaaaaccagaaaataaataaaggggcAAAATGGACTGGTTCTAGTTTCATCTCCTGTCTCTTTCTACATGATTCATTGACCTGCAAAAATGACAAAGGGCTGGcaggaaaaaagaacaggagggAAAACACAGCCTAAAACCTTCACATATTAAATATTACTTCCAGCATTGCACTGACATTATCTTAGGAACCACCTTACAAAGCAAAGAcggttttctgtttgtgtgtttgtttttagtacTTTCCTACTACATCCTACTCCTTAAATGGGATACAACTCTATATCAAATTCTACAATATCATAAGCAGAGGTATTTGGGCAGGGATTCCATGGCATTCTTTCATTGCTAATTTACTGGAAATAAGTGACTTGGACACCTGGACCCAGGTCTCCCTTTGTTGACTGCCGTATGTTCTGCATGAAGAAGaatcttttttggggggaaggcGGGGGCGGTGGCAGGAACGGAGTCtcgtctctgtcacccaggctggagtgcagtagagggatctcagctcaccacaacccctgcctccagggttcaagcgattctcctgtctcagcctcctgagtagctagggttacaggcatgcaccaccatgccctgctaatttttgtatttttagtagaggcagggtttcatcatgttggccaggctggtcttgaactcctggcctcaggtgatctgcccgccttgacctctcaaactcttgagattacagatgtgagccaccgtgccaggcctaagAATCTTGTTCATTCTTCAGATACATATCTGTGGCTTGGGTCTTCTCATGCATCCTAATGAGAAGTTCATATGTGTCAGATATTTCTTTTAGGTAAGTTagcttttaaagttatttaacaaAAAGAATCTAAGAATGACAGAACTAATGTTTCATAATATATTCAGAAGCTTTATCTAATGACCTTCCTGAACATGACTTCCCTCTTTATAACTGATGGTACTTTTTATGAAAAAGATCTATCCATCTAAGTAATGATTTTACCTTATTACTATCagtggaaatataaaaattataacctGCCAGGCAAAATGTGAAATTATAATGATGGAGAAATTTGCCTTTACAGTTGAGAATTCACCATGCTTGCTCTAAGTAATTCCACAGGAATTAACAGaatgaagtaaataaaatatggagAGGAGACAATCTGATTtcaaaacagcaacagcaacaacaaaacggTTATTAAATACTTTTTAGAGTAACACCACATagtctttccttctctttgggCTGGAAACCTCTTATTTCCCAAGAGGAACCGCTGTGTGGGTTTTTAGGGAGGGAGAGGTAAATAAATCCCACTGTGCTGCCAGTGTACACAGAGTAAAATGTGTACTTTTGTTCTGAGTCTTCTGGCTGCCTGCTTGCTTCATTCTACAAACAGATTTTCTTACTTATTTAAGAAAGATCCTTgtgatttccattatttttcaaaattttctagtTTCCAAGCTGCATAGCCCAcgtttcatttttctacatatacaacTTACTGAATGAATTACATGGATTTGCTTTTATCTGATGGGATTCCACACCCCgcaccctgacacacacacaacttAGCTTAGCTTTTGAGTCTCAAAGTACCATCCAATAGAAAGTAGGAAATATCACCAATTCCTCCCTCAAATACTCATATGAAGAGGAATTTTAAGGGACTCTGATGCAATTTGCATCTTCTGTGATTAATTTTATAAGATTCACTATTTGAGAAACAGAATCgattttgatttttgaatgtttcaTTTGTATGCCTTTAAACCTAAAGTATTGGTCATCTAATAATTTAGACTTTGTATATCACAAGTTTTGAGAGTTAAAATAGTTACAGATACTTAGCATTGATGACCCTGTTCTCAACCAGGAGCGATTTTGCCACCTGacgacatttgacaatgtctgaagacatttttggttgtcacatggGGGAAGGACTGCTATTGGTATCTAGTGGCTAGagtccagggatgctgctaaaattctacaatgcacaggacagctgcCCACAAAAAGGAGTCCAGCCTAGGAATCCAGATATTTCTTAAAGTATCAGTAGGGCTTaagttgagaaacactgcttcAAACTGAGTCATCAGAATCTATACTGATTACTTCTTCCATCTAAGTAAGTGGATACTCTTAATTTTCTCAAGCTATGAAAAGTTATAGACTGCACTGAAGCTTCGCAActgtggcagaaaaaaatgtGGGTTACTGGTTTAAAAGATTCAATACACATGAGCCCTAACCAATGCTGTTCAAAATGCAAAAGAGAAAGCACTTTGTTTATAGGCAAGTGCTTGCTCTTGGCTTGACAATCTGTTTTGTCTAAGATAAAGAATAAGCTCATTGAAGAGATTCTGCTATAGTCCTTACCCTCCCAGACACTCAGCTCCCATGCTAAAGGAAGAACTAGCCttgtttttaataatgaaatGCAATTCCCCTCACCATTCTCATTTTTTACATAATTAATTATAACTGCTTATTGTTAGCACTCCAGAGTCTCATTAATATCAGCATAATTACTCTCTTGGTATAAATTAACATTTCTGATGTTTGTCAAAAAGCGTTGCAGTTTGAAGGTGTCCATGCTGAAGTCAAATATAGAGGTATAGATCAACTATCAATAGTGCAACTTgagtttgtttcttaaaaaaaaaaaaaaccatcatgCATCTCATGAGAGAAGAATTTGCTGCATTTGAGATTTGTCACTAAATTGCCCTGTAGTGGCAAAGTATTCCTCTGAGCAATGGTCCTTTGGAAGCACTCCAGACACATAGTACCTACCTGGCAGGTTTCATTACCTTCGCAATTTGCTATCCTATAATGTCATCAGAACAAAAGTGTTCTCCTAAACTGTCACAATTATCTGACTTTGCATGATCCTAATTAATTTTGCTGCACGTTGACACGTACCAGCTTGCACCACTCCAAATCCAGGAGGGCAGCTCCTATGTTTCAAGCAGAACTCTATCTCAAGGTAGCGCCCTTCCTTGCATTCACACACGCGGTTGTGGGTGCGATTGCACTCCTGCTTGACGTACTGCAGCTCCTTGCACACGGGGCTGCAGTATAGACACTCGTCACTGGTGTGCCAGCTGTCTGTGTAGTAGTGGTCAGGGCAAGGGGCGCACACGGTCTTCCACTTTGCTGTACAGTGTTGTTTTAGGTAGGTACCAGGAGGACATTTGTCACACAACAGCTGATGAGAGGTTTCTTCATCATAATGAAGGTACTTTGGAGGAAATGTTTCCTGGGTGGTCCACTTAATGGAGATGTCCAGAAACTAGAAGGAGAAAGGAACACAGTGGCATCATCTTAGCATGAAAATAGGGTTGTTCTTATGTGCAACAGTATCATTTGACTCAAAGTCCTGTATTACCTTAAGCCTAATGAGATTTGCCACAAAGTAAGCTTAGAAGCCATAATTTTTGCCTCCGGGAGCTTAATCTCAAAGACCAGGAATGCAGATAGCAGTGAACATATTAACTAAAATCCAGGCTCAGAGACGACTGGAGTAGAAAGCCCATCAAAATAGAACTATAACACTTAGATGCACTGCTGAATTACCATGTGACTTGAAAGACACTTTGTCGTCTTGGGTTGCAGGATTATCTCTAGGTGAGTGAGTTGGATTAACTGGTAATTGTCAGAACAGCTACACAAATCACctgttaaaaa
This genomic stretch from Pan paniscus chromosome 7, NHGRI_mPanPan1-v2.0_pri, whole genome shotgun sequence harbors:
- the TNFRSF11B gene encoding tumor necrosis factor receptor superfamily member 11B, producing MSARAAETHRSARPAAASKPLRFPGTTMNKLLCCALVFLDISIKWTTQETFPPKYLHYDEETSHQLLCDKCPPGTYLKQHCTAKWKTVCAPCPDHYYTDSWHTSDECLYCSPVCKELQYVKQECNRTHNRVCECKEGRYLEIEFCLKHRSCPPGFGVVQAGTPERNTVCKRCPDGFFSNETSSKAPCRKHTNCSVFGLLLTQKGNATHDNICSGNSESTQKCGIDVTLCEEAFFRFAVPTKFTPNWLSVLVDNLPGTKVNAESVERIKRRHSSQEQTFQLLKLWKHQNKDQDIVKKIIQDIDLCENSVQRHIGHANLTFEQLRSLMESLPGKKVGAEDIEKTIKACKPSDQILKLLSLWRIKNGDQDTLKGLMHALKHSKTYHFPKTVTQSLKKTIRFLHSFTMYKLYQKLFLEMIGNQVQSVKISCL